The DNA segment TCATTTCCTTTTGCAAGAAATCCAAAGTTTAATGGTAACTCATCAACGGATTCAATCATTCTATGAATATTCCATTTACCGGGAGTACATGTTGTCGCATTTGTTCCATCAGCAGGACCAGTTCCTCCGCCAATCATTGTAGTGGTACCATTACAGATTGCATGTATTGCTTGTTGAGGAGAAATAAAATGAATGTGTGAATCGATTGTTCCAGGAGTGCAAATTGTATGCTCACCTGCAATTATCTCAGTGTTTGATGAAATTATCATATCAACATCATCCATGATGTTAGGGTTTCCGGCGTTTCCTACACCAACAATTTTCCCATCTTTAATTCCAATGTCTGCTTTGATTATTCCTAAAAGAGGATCCATCACAATTGCATTGGTAATAACAAGATCAACGGATTCTGTTCTGGATACTCCACTTGCTTGTCCTAATCCGTCACGTACACTTTTTCCTCCACCAAATACAGCCTCATCACCATATGTGATCAAGTCTTTTTCAATTTCTATAATTAAATCAGTATCAGCAAGACGAACTCTATCACCTACAGTAGGACCAAACAAATCAACGTAGTTTTTTCTTGGAATATTTAGAGTCATGATGTCATTCCCTTGAATCCTTTTTCGATAGCTTTCTTGAATGCCTCTTCTTTTTTTTCATCTAGATTTCCATTTACTAAACCGCTAAACCCATAAACAATTTTTTTTCCGCCAAATTCTGTTAGTTCAATTTCTTTTGTTTCTCCTGGTTCAAATCTTACTGATGTTCCAGCAGGAATGTTTAGATGGTATCCGTAGGATTGTTTTCTTGGAAATTCAAGTGCCTTATTTACTTCAAAAAAGTGCGTGTGTGAGCCTACCTGTATTGGTCGGTCTCCAGTATTTCTAACACTGACAGATGTTGTGGATTTTCCCACATGAGCAGTAATTGGCTCATCAGATGTAAAATATTCACCAGGGAACATATTTCTCACACAATAGGGTCATGAACAGTCACCAGTTTAGTTCCATCTTCAAAAGTTGCTTCTACTTGAATGGAATGGATAAGATCTGCAACACCTGGCAATACATCATCTTTTGATAGGACATTTTTTCCAGAACTCATAAGCTCTGGAACAGTTTTTCCATCTCTTGCTCCTTCTAAAATATGATCAGCAAGAATAGATACTGCTTCGGGATGATTGAGTTTCAATCCTCTACCTTTTCTTCTACGGGCAAGTTCTGCTGCAACAAAGACATTTAGTTTCTCTAATTCTCTAGGAGTAAGCATCATTGAATGGAATAGGGTATTAGTGTATTTAATAATTAAAAATGTTAAAAATATCTAAGAAAGTATAACTTTGTCAAAAAATAAAGTTACTTGTGTTAGAAGTTAATGCACCAATAGGGAATATTTTTCTAGACAAAGGATTTGATGAGATAAAAAGTGGGAATTTTGAAAAACTCAAGATTTCACGAATGGAGTTAGAAAAAAGAATTTTGAGAAGAAAGGGGGATCGTGGAACAGATGTTGGTTTTAACTTAGACCCAGGAGTGAAACTTCGTCATGGCGATGTCATTGATAATGGAAACACAAAAATTGTAGTAGAACAATTACCAGAAAAGGTAATTTCCATTAGACTAAAAACCAAAAACATGGTCGATGTAATGGTGCTATTAGGACATATAATTGGAAATAGACACAGACCAATTTCCATTCAAAGCGAAGAGATTGTGTTTCCAATTCAGGCAGACTCAGAAAAAGAAGTTTTTACAAAATTATTTCATAACATTATCAATCATATTGAGATGACAGTAGATGAGCGAATATTTTCTCCCCATTCAGGTGCTGATGTACATGAACATTGATGAGATAGAACAAGAGTTAGGAGTAATGCAGTTATCAGACTCGTTTTTTCCCACAGGCATTTATGCTACTTCAAATGGATTGGAATTTCTTTTCACAGAAAAAAAGATTCATGGAATGGCAGACTTGATCAAGTTGATTAGAATTAACATTACTCAGCAAATAGGACCATCAGATTGTGTTGCACTTGGAAATGTATTTGATAGTGTAAACAAACAGGATTTTGATCAAGTGATCGAAACAGACAATATTATTTTTGCAACAAAACCGATAAAAGAAATTCGAGATGCATCAGTAAGATCAGGGGTTCAGTTAATCAAATGTGTGGTAGAATTTGTAAAAGATGATAAAATTTTGAATCAATACATGGACAACATAATAAAGAACAGAGTGCATGGAGTTTTTCCGGTAGCATTTGCAGTTTGTTGTAATGCCTTAAAAATTAAAAAAGAGAAAAGCATGATGATGATGCTATATGGCT comes from the Candidatus Nitrosopumilus sediminis genome and includes:
- a CDS encoding urease subunit beta, coding for MFPGEYFTSDEPITAHVGKSTTSVSVRNTGDRPIQVGSHTHFFEVNKALEFPRKQSYGYHLNIPAGTSVRFEPGETKEIELTEFGGKKIVYGFSGLVNGNLDEKKEEAFKKAIEKGFKGMTS
- a CDS encoding urease subunit gamma; its protein translation is MMLTPRELEKLNVFVAAELARRRKGRGLKLNHPEAVSILADHILEGARDGKTVPELMSSGKNVLSKDDVLPGVADLIHSIQVEATFEDGTKLVTVHDPIV
- a CDS encoding urease accessory protein UreE, encoding MLEVNAPIGNIFLDKGFDEIKSGNFEKLKISRMELEKRILRRKGDRGTDVGFNLDPGVKLRHGDVIDNGNTKIVVEQLPEKVISIRLKTKNMVDVMVLLGHIIGNRHRPISIQSEEIVFPIQADSEKEVFTKLFHNIINHIEMTVDERIFSPHSGADVHEH
- a CDS encoding urease accessory protein UreF, with product MNIDEIEQELGVMQLSDSFFPTGIYATSNGLEFLFTEKKIHGMADLIKLIRINITQQIGPSDCVALGNVFDSVNKQDFDQVIETDNIIFATKPIKEIRDASVRSGVQLIKCVVEFVKDDKILNQYMDNIIKNRVHGVFPVAFAVCCNALKIKKEKSMMMMLYGFTVGIVGAALRLGLIQHFEGQKIIHNIKPIISQTIKENSNKSLLEIWQFAPQIDIVQMSHEKMDSKMFIT